From the Euphorbia lathyris chromosome 6, ddEupLath1.1, whole genome shotgun sequence genome, one window contains:
- the LOC136233273 gene encoding F-box protein At4g09920-like, with the protein MDINLSVPKDQLCFECVDIIDRISKLPDEILGKILSYLPTKEAVATSILSIRWEHLWTLTSDLDFNDHLLHVYENKNEYDFMIKWRSFREYVNRVIFYHCGNIRSCHMSFRTKYIADSVYAWICAVITCNVQDLFLSCYDYGFMIPTYHQLPWRLLSSNTLVVLKIYGNFVIDLPTYVCFPCLKLLHIQSPVFVDDASLERLCSSCLVLEELTVVTLNGCLQIMNIFVPSLKRLCISTEESSIIQTKINTLCLEYLEIFHNERYAASRYHVNFTSSLVHAKLKGCDVVLLNAVSQVKYLILTASDRSIQNIIRDSALPILKNLKTLELLVEWPSPIDWKGLPNLLDSSPSLQVLIFPLGLVSRTIHLVDFHHFDWQWPEFVPECLSLHLKTIEIFEFVGFVEELDIVEYLLESAKVLDKMIIHRFDLSGNPIMERVKEDKVMSELLSLRRSRS; encoded by the exons ATGGATATAAACTTGTCGGTGCCTAAAGATCAGCTGTGTTTTGAATGTGTTGATATTATAGATAGAATCAGCAAGTTACCTGATGAAATACTCGGGAAAATACTTTCCTATCTCCCAACAAAAGAAGCTGTGGCCACCAGTATTTTGTCCATAAGATGGGAACATCTTTGGACATTAACCTCAGATCTTGATTTTAATGACCATTTGCTACATGtctatgaaaataaaaatgaatatgatTTCATGATTAAGTGGAGGTCCTTCAGGGAATACGTGAATAGGGTCATCTTTTACCATTGTGGAAATATACGAAGTTGTCATATGTCTTTTCGCACCAAATATATTGCCGATAGTGTCTATGCCTGGATTTGTGCTGTGATAACTTGCAACGTCCAGGACTTATTTCTTTCCTGCTATGACTATGGGTTCATGATCCCTACTTATCATCAACTGCCTTGGAGGCTTTTGTCCAGCAACACTTTAGTGGTTTTGAAAATTTATGGAAATTTTGTCATTGACTTGCCTACATATGTTTGTTTTCCATGCCTTAAACTCCTTCATATTCAAAGCCCTGTATTTGTGGATGATGCTTCCTTGGAAAGACTCTGTTCTAGTTGCCTTGTCCTTGAAGAATTAACTGTTGTAACATTGAACGGCTGTCTGCAAATTATGAATATTTTTGTACCTTCATTGAAAAGATTGTGCATTTCAACTGAAGAATCTAGCATTATTCAGACTAAGATTAATACTTTATGCTTGGAGTACCTTGAGATTTTTCATAATGAAAGGTATGCAGCAAGTAGATATCATGTCAACTTTACATCCTCTTTAGTTCATGCAAAACTTAAAGGCTGTGATGTTGTCCTACTCAACGCAGTCTCTCAAGTTAAATATTTAATTCTGACAGCAAGTGATAGG AGTATCCAAAACATTATTCGTGATTCAGCTTTGCCTATATTAAAAAATCTCAAGACATTGGAGCTTCTTGTTGAATGGCCATCACCAATTGATTGGAAAGGGTTGCCTAACTTACTAGACTCCTCACCAAGTCTACAAGTTCTTATTTTTCCTCTA GGACTCGTAAGTCGTACCATACATCTAGTAGATTTCCACCACTTTGATTGGCAATGGCCAGAGTTTGTGCCTGAATGTTTGAGCTTGCATCTTAAGACCATCGAGATATTTGAATTTGTGGGGTTTGTAGAGGAGCTGGATATTGTAGAGTATTTGCTGGAGTCCGCAAAAGTATTGGATAAAATGATAATCCACAGATTTGATCTTAGTGGAAATCCAATAATGGAGAGAGTGAAAGAGGATAAGGTTATGTCTGAACTATTGAGCTTGAGAAGAAGTCGTAGCTAG